A DNA window from Hordeum vulgare subsp. vulgare chromosome 1H, MorexV3_pseudomolecules_assembly, whole genome shotgun sequence contains the following coding sequences:
- the LOC123428147 gene encoding tRNA pseudouridine synthase A 1 isoform X3 yields the protein MRITKLDRKELCLVGAGRTDTGVHARGQVAHFTTPFAYHCLDSFHSAINGLLPPDIRVREISAACGEFHARTSTKSKIYHYKIYNEAVMDPFHTNYAYHSAHKLNPHAMQEAANHFVGVHDFTSFANAVHNDRVRSPIKKISRFDVTKMDAIIQLEVEGTGFLYRQVRNMVALLIQVGREGLPPEIVPKIIAAKDRKELAKVALSAPPHGLYLMSVNYDKEILKPPVGSPPVSFGRTHQISRCKLLFY from the exons ATGCGCATCACGAAGCTGGACCGGAAGGAACTTTGCTTGGTTGGTGCAGGAAGGACAGATACAGGTGTTCATGCACGGGGTCAG GTGGCACATTTCACCACGCCGTTTGCCTACCATTGTCTCGACAGTTTTCATTCAGCAATCAATGGGCTTCTACCTCCTGATATTCGAGTTAGAGAAATTAGCGCAGCTTGTGGAGAATTCCATGCTCGGACATCCACAAAGAGCAAAATATATCATTACAAGATCTATAATGAAGCAGTTATGGACCCCTTCCATACTAACTATGCTTACCATAGTGCACATAAACTTAATCCACATGCTATGCAGGAGGCTGCAAATCATTTTGTTGGAGTACATGACTTCACATCTTTCGCCAATGCAGTACATAATGATCGTGTCCGCAGTCCGATAAAGAAGATATCACGCTTTGATGTTACTAAAATG GATGCTATCATACAACTTGAGGTTGAAGGCACCGGCTTTTTGTACAGACAAGTGAGGAACATG GTAGCTTTGCTAATTCAAGTTGGAAGGGAGGGACTGCCTCCTGAAATCGTCCCAAAAATCATTGCGGCAAAGGACCGGAAAGAACTTGCGAAGGTGGCCTTGTCAGCACCACCACATGGATTATATCTCATGTCAGTTAACTATGACAAAGAAATCTTGAAGCCTCCTGTGGGTTCCCCTCCGGTGAGCTTTGGAAGGACTCATCAGATTAGTAGATGCAAACTTCTCTTTTATTGA
- the LOC123428147 gene encoding tRNA pseudouridine synthase A 1 isoform X4, whose protein sequence is MHGVAHFTTPFAYHCLDSFHSAINGLLPPDIRVREISAACGEFHARTSTKSKIYHYKIYNEAVMDPFHTNYAYHSAHKLNPHAMQEAANHFVGVHDFTSFANAVHNDRVRSPIKKISRFDVTKMDAIIQLEVEGTGFLYRQVRNMVALLIQVGREGLPPEIVPKIIAAKDRKELAKVALSAPPHGLYLMSVNYDKEILKPPVGSPPVSFGRTHQISRCKLLFY, encoded by the exons ATGCACGGG GTGGCACATTTCACCACGCCGTTTGCCTACCATTGTCTCGACAGTTTTCATTCAGCAATCAATGGGCTTCTACCTCCTGATATTCGAGTTAGAGAAATTAGCGCAGCTTGTGGAGAATTCCATGCTCGGACATCCACAAAGAGCAAAATATATCATTACAAGATCTATAATGAAGCAGTTATGGACCCCTTCCATACTAACTATGCTTACCATAGTGCACATAAACTTAATCCACATGCTATGCAGGAGGCTGCAAATCATTTTGTTGGAGTACATGACTTCACATCTTTCGCCAATGCAGTACATAATGATCGTGTCCGCAGTCCGATAAAGAAGATATCACGCTTTGATGTTACTAAAATG GATGCTATCATACAACTTGAGGTTGAAGGCACCGGCTTTTTGTACAGACAAGTGAGGAACATG GTAGCTTTGCTAATTCAAGTTGGAAGGGAGGGACTGCCTCCTGAAATCGTCCCAAAAATCATTGCGGCAAAGGACCGGAAAGAACTTGCGAAGGTGGCCTTGTCAGCACCACCACATGGATTATATCTCATGTCAGTTAACTATGACAAAGAAATCTTGAAGCCTCCTGTGGGTTCCCCTCCGGTGAGCTTTGGAAGGACTCATCAGATTAGTAGATGCAAACTTCTCTTTTATTGA